Below is a window of Candidatus Cloacimonadota bacterium DNA.
TCCTGTCCATTTTTCAACTTTTACCTTTCCGTTCTTTTCGCGGTGAGTTTCCATCTTTTTTTGCTGAAATGTTTTCAGTTGTTCTAAACTGATTTCATGTGATTTTTTACCATCAATTAAAGTGATGGAGGAGAGTGAAAAGGTTATCAGTAATAAAAAAAATATAATTTTAAACTTCATAAGTTGTTCCTAATTTGTATTCGAGATTTAATAAAATTTGTTCTTTGTAGAAGTGATGTTAAGCTCCCCTTTGTAAGGGGAGATAAAGAGGGGTTAATCATGTTAAAAGTGCATTTCAGCAAAGAAAACCCCCTTTGATTCCCCCTTCCGAAGGGGGATAATCAATTAAATGCTTCGAATAAACTTTTCTAATTCGTTGCATCATACTATCCTGTATTTTCTTAATTTCTTGAAAAGTGAATAGGAAAGCATTCCACCAACTATTCCTGATATTGCAGCAGCAACCAGAGAAATAAGTAATGGGATTGTTGCCAGTCGCATCACCAGAAGCGTTACAACCAAAGCTCCACTGATATTGGCAAATGTGCAGATCGCAGTTTGAGCTGTAATAGATGATTTTTCTTTGAAAATATGAGCAACAATTTCCGCTGTTATTCCAGGTAAAGTGTAGCTGATAAGAGAAACTGCACCATGATTTCCAAAATAACCCAGCGAGATCATCACGATTGCCTGCACTATTCCAATTAAAATGCCGGTTCCGGGTTTGTTGACGACAGCAATTGCCAACGCTATCCACATCATATAAAATCCGCCAGCCAGAGATCCGCCCGGAATCATCAAAGGAGCAGAAATTAGATGAATAAGCGGGGTGACGATCGGTTTGACCGCCAGCCCCAAAGCACTGAAAATGGCTATGTATAAAAGATCTTGAGATGTGAATTTTTTGAACATAACTGGTAAATCCTTTACGATAATGCTACCAGTTCTATTCGAATAAGATATTTGAAGCTGTTTTGCAATTCATTTCCTTCTGCATCGATGAAAACAGCTTTGTTTTGAGTTGTTAGCCAATAGCCGGTTTGAATATCTTCCCAAGTATATTCTTTTGTATAATCATCGGAAGCTGTGAAGTGATATTCATAATTTTCAGGATTTTCAGTAACGTATTTTGATATAAAATAATCGAGTTCAAAACCGGGATCGGTATAAAAGTTGCCATTTCCTGATTCATGATAAACGTCTTCTGTTTCAAAAGCTCCGGTTTGGAATGTGATCTCATTTCCATCTGCATCTATTACAATCACAGCTCGATACAAGTTTATCTGTAAAGCGTACTTCACATCGTAAGCCGTGAAAATCTCATCGCTGGGAAAATAGGTTCGGAATTTTTCAGTTGGCAGCAGATAGCCGGTTTCGAATTGACTGAAATAAAGATCGGGATTGCCGCCTTGTCGCGGTGAATAGCCATCATCAGAAGTGATTTCATAAGTGTATTCCAGTTCATCTACTCCATCACGATCAAAATCGAGAAATTGAACCAGATTGTAACCTGTTACAATTTCACCTTCATAATCTACATCTTCACCAACAAAATCTACCAGATCAGCGGAATCGGGGAAGGTCATTTCCAGATCGGGAGTTTGTGCTATTTCTGGTGGAGTTGGATCATCGTTATCATTTCCGGTACTGTCTTTTTCGCTGCAGCCAAATGCAAACATCAAGATGATGAGTGCTGATAAGAGAAAAGTTAGATTTCTTTTCATTTTACCTCCAAAATTTTTTATTTTTTTGAAGGCAAGTTGAGCTTCGAATTTTTTACTCACTCGCCTTTCCAAATACGGGAGGCATATCCGTTTCCGAATATACCCTCATGGAATATTACAATTCCAATCGGTAAGTGTTCTTGCGGCTAATTTGCCGTTTTAGACACACTTACTCGGCGCAGGTTCAGAAAGAAAAAATAAGTTATTATGTCAATGAGGAAATCGTAGCGCAATCTTCCTGATTGCGACAACAGAGGTGAGGAGTGAGGAGTTAGAGGTGAGAAGTGAGAGGTGAGAAGTGAGATGTCACATGTTTCACCTGTTTTTATTGTGTGAATTCAGATCCTCTCAATATTCACAAATTCATTACAATAATAGTGGCAATCAATCCAATATTGCTGATAAGCCAGAGGTAAAAATAGATTCCAACTCGACCATTTTGCATGCGAGTGATCTTATTGTATTGATGCAGATAATAGAAGAATTTGAAGCGCAGCCACAAAACATCGACCTTAACTCCGTTTTGCTTTAGATAGCTGGCTACCATAAATGTACTGAACAGTATCAATGCTATAAAGAATAAGACCAGATACAAAAAAATCACTATTTTTTACCTCCTGAATCAATAGAGCTA
It encodes the following:
- a CDS encoding ECF transporter S component; translation: MFKKFTSQDLLYIAIFSALGLAVKPIVTPLIHLISAPLMIPGGSLAGGFYMMWIALAIAVVNKPGTGILIGIVQAIVMISLGYFGNHGAVSLISYTLPGITAEIVAHIFKEKSSITAQTAICTFANISGALVVTLLVMRLATIPLLISLVAAAISGIVGGMLSYSLFKKLRKYRIV